GCTGCTCACTGTAGGCCTGGTCCCTCACTGAGAACCAGGAAACGCTGCGAACCCGGTAGATGAGGTCCCCACCTTCTGAGATGGCTGCCGCTGCAGCTGTGTAGAGCACTCAAGGAAACCAATGCATGCGCTGGAGGGAAGAGCAGGGACATCTTCCTGGAGTAGGTGACGTTGAACCAGAGGAGGAGAATGTAGCCACCCCGAGGTCATagcttttctgtctttcctccctccctctcttccttctctttttaatcCCCTAGAGCAGAAACTGACACATAGCTTCTTAAACATTTCACAAGAGAACAAAATTTTAAGACCATATGTGCAATGGCCCTGAGACAACAAATAGGAACTGAGGCTTAAAAGCAAGAAGTGGTTGGAACAAAGGGAATAGCTGGGCTGGTCCCAGATGGCAGCCAGGGAGGGTTTGGGGAAAGGACTAACCTCCCTCTGCCCGGCAGAGCTGCAGGTCGCCTTCCAGGAGTTTGACCGAGACCAGGATGGCTACATCGGCTACCGGGAGCTGGGTGCCTGCATGCGGACGCTGGGCTACATGCCCACGGAGATGGAGCTCATCGAGATATCACAACAAATCAGTATGTACTTcagacccacccacccccctacTCCAGCCCTGGCCCAGACCCGAGGTAGCTGCATGGGCTGTTCCAAGAGTCCAGGGCATAACTGTCATCAAAAGGAGAGCTGCCTCCTAAGAATGACTAGGAGAGTGGGGAGGCTGACacaacccccccacaccccccacaactcccaaccccccacccccacccccgttcacCAATAGAGACTAAAGCTCAGAGAGGTGAAGTATTTATCTAGAGTCACACGGAAGAGGCTTGGGAAAGAACAGTGAGTCATAAGAGCCCGGTGGAGGACAAAGTCCCACCAATAGCTGAAGATGATGCAGCCATTGGTACCCAGGGATGAGAGCTCATCTATGCCATGTAGGAGGGGGCCAGGGGCCAGAGGGAAGGCAGTGGGCTGGGGAAGGCAGGTCAGGTGCTAGGCCCGGGTCTTTAATGGGCGGATGTACCCTCAGGTGGTGGGAAGGTGGATTTTGAAGATTTTGTGGAGCTGATGGGCCCCAAACTGCTGGCGGAGACTGCAGATATGATTGGCGTGAGGGAGCTTCGAGACGCCTTCCGGGAGGTGCACCTGGGGCGGAAGGGGTGGAGAGTGGGTGAGACGGTGGGGCTGCAGGGGGGTGAGAGGCTGAGTAGATGTAAGGCTCAGTCGGTGACCCCCCCATGCCCCCATCAATGCTGCCCCAGTTTGACACCAACAGAGACGGCTGCATCAGCGTGGGGGAGCTCCGAGCAGCCCTCAAGGCCCTGCTAGGGGAGCGCCTCAGCCAGAGGGAGGTAGATGAGATCCTCCAAGACATCGATCTCAATGGAGACGGCTTGGTTGACTTTGAAGGTAACGCCTCCCCGGCTTAGCTGTATGTGCCCTGGAAGATTCTAAACCATCAGTTCTctacctgtgggtcacgaccccttcggggttgcatatcagataaaTATTATGATGATCAGataacattatgattcatgacaatagcagaattgcagttatgaagtatcaatgaaaataattttatggctcctcaccacaacatgaggaactgtatgaaaggatcacagacagcatcaggaaggttgagaaccactgatctaaacaGACCCGGGTTAAACATGGAGGATCAAGGAGGCAAGGCTGTTATACTCCCTACTGTCGAGAGAAGAAACTCCTGTTAATTCTCAGGAAAGCTGAAGTGCTCACTTAGGAACAGGAAATGGAGAGAGCCAAGATTGTAATCTGGGCAGCTGAGGCCCCTCCTGCCTGATTCACAGATGTCTTTGAAGGTCTCCTCAAGCACACTCTAGCCCACCCTCGGGCAGGCACATCTGCCATCCCCAGTGGAGTCAGGAGGGCAGACCTAAAACCTTGGCTTTGTCCTGGCAGAATTTGTTCGGATGATGTCTCGATGAGCCTGTATAGAAGCTGGAGTGGACCAGCCCGGAGGAAAACAGCCTCTGAAGCGCAGAGGATCCCATGTGTTCcttgaaactcattatgtacagGACTGTGTGTCTCCTCTCCATCCCTGCCTGGGCACAGTGCCCTCTCCTGTCATCACCCCTTACCTCTCCCTGGTTCTCTGACAATAAAGCATCTTCCAGCTTGTGGAGAAAGAGTTTCCCCCTACTTGTCCATCCTGGAGGCCTGGCATGTGACCCCAAAACTCaactcctggagctggacttTCTAACCACAAGTCACCTCAATTGTGAACTCCAGGAGGTATGGAgatcccctcttcttcctttctggatCCTGGGCTCAGCCCAAAGCAAGTGCCAAAAGGTATCTCTGAGCTAGGCATGCTGGCAcgcacccttaatcccagctctcaggagaaaagcagatggatctctatgagttcgaggccagcctggtctacaaagtgagtttctggccagccaggactacctagggagaacttgtcttaaaaacaaacaaaacaaaacaaaaacccagacatCTTTGGgctggtaaacacacacacaaacacgtgcatacacatgcatgtgcgcacacagacatatgtacatgcacacatcagTGCTTCTGAGTTCTGTGCTTGAAGTTCCCAGGACAGAGACCTTCTCCCAGCTCTGTCACATGTGTTTTACTGCCACAGGCTGAGAGGGGCGCTGCTCAGAGCTCAGCCTTCACCGTCCAGGAGGGAGGTAGCAGACAGATGAACCCCCCAGGCTGCGCCTCCGTCTGAAAGCTGGGACTTCCTTCCTCCGGGAACCCCCAACACTTCCCGAGCACAGTGGGAAGGGAATAGCCTGGCCAGCCCTGCCCAATTCAAGGCCCATCTAATGGACAGTCTGTGTTGGGGGGCCTTTTAGGTCAGTGTAACCTAAATCTTCATGCTACTAGAGACTCACATCTCTGCACAAAGAGCCTTCACACAAAGGTCTTGTTCTAGCCCTTGGATGCTGGGAAGCTGTGGGTCTCCATCCAatgccatttttgtctttttcctgagacagggtttctctgagtagctctggctcttctggaactcactttgtagaccagactggcctcgaactcacagaggtctgcttgcctctgccacccgagtgctgggattaaaggtgtgtgccaccaccacccagcttgtagAGATATTTTAATTTAACACTCTCAGGTCTAGAAGCTGAGAAGCCCAAGATCAAGacttaggcagaggcaggaggcagtgACACACACTGtaaccagcactcagaaggctgaggcaggaagatcaagagtctgaggctagcctcagctatatagtaagaccctgtctcaaaaaggggaaggaagggcagttggtgtggtggtgcacgccattaatcccagccagtctagccaaaacagggggctccaggttcagtgaaagaccctgcctcaaaaaataaggagccggtggtgcacgcctttaatcccagcacttgggaggctgaggcaggaaatctgtgagtttgaggccagcctggtctacatagggagttctaaggcaggactacatagagagtctctgatgataataataaggagaaggaggagagtggTTGGGGAAGGCATCATTGCCAACCtctgactcacacacacagtaaataaactaaaatggCTAGGAGTTGGGGGCACACTGGTCCTCACAAGGTGGTCTCAGGCGGAGCATGCTGGCAGGCCCAGTGCCCTGAGCAGCAGCCTGGGATCTGGACTCTGAGGTGCCAGGGCTGGCTTCAGCAGCCTCAGCAGCACCCACCCATCTTGCAGATCCCAATTAATCCTTAATCCTCAATTAAGTGATCCCTCCTGCCAAGCCTACAGCGCCAGTCCCGTGGCTTTTTCCGGAGCTGGCACAGGTGGCATCACCCATGAGAAGATGTCTCTGCAGGAGCTGGGGGTGGCAACCACCACAATCAAGGGGAAAGCAGGCAGCGTCCATCGCCCACTGCCCCCCCAGGCCCCTCCCAAGCCTCTGTGGGTGGATGGTGAAGGCCACCAAAGAAGATCTTAGTCACTGTGTGTTTGCTGACGCTGAAAGTGCTCATGGATCCCCCAGAGGTCATGTGTGCCCCCCGACACACACGCACAAAAAGGCCTCTAGTACAGATGTCCCAAAAGATCCTGGTTGGAGTGGGTCAGGGCCAAGAGGGGAGCCAAAGGTAGGCCTACACTGGGGGCAGCGGGGTGCTGTGTGTGAGCCTGGGTTTCCCAGTCGTTAATGTGTGCTTCCCTGGGAACACGTCACTGCCTGGCTCCCAGGGCTCGGGTGTTCTGTGGCCTTTGGCCTTCCAGGTCAGTGGTGGTCCACTCCCAAAGTGGCACTCCTTCTCTATCTGTGAAACAACCAGATTCTCCACTTGCTTTCCATGCTCCGTCTGACTTCCTACATGaacatgaacttttttttttttttttgcgggggttgaggggtgttgagacagggtttctctgtatagccatggctgttctggaactcactctgtagaccaggctggccttgcactcagatgtccatctgcctctgcctccagagtgctgggattaaagacttgcaccaccatggccccagatgaacttttaaaatttatgcaCATTAAAGTCTGCTCATTGACAAATATTCAGTGACTTCTAACGACCCTGATAGAATCATATGAAACAGTTTCACGCTCCTTAAAACACTACCTAGACTtaaccctgccccacccccagacccTTTATCAATCCTATGACAGCTAGTTACCTGCTAGTCTAAGGATAATTTCCCTTTTCTAGCATGCTGTACAATCGGAATCATCCACGCTGTAGCTTTTCCAGGCATTTCTTTTACTTAGCACCATGCACTTAAGATTTATGTATGccgagccaggcgatggtggctaCTGCTGGTGGTTATCTAAAGCTAGGTggctctttgtttatttatttacttacttacttacttattttttctattttcagcttGATACAATACAagttcttatcctaatagtgaaatgtttcactgaggcttgcccagtgattgaataaaaccaaaacttattataagccacagtcatcctagggtcccccctgctatgtagcctccctggatctgtgggttgcagtctggttgtcctttgctttatatctagtatccacttatgagtgagtacataccatgtttgtccttctgggtttgggttacctcactcaggatgatattttctagttccatccatttgcctgcaaatttcatgctgtcattgtttttctctgctgagtagtaatccattgtgtatatgtaccgtattttcttaatccattcttcagttgacgggcatctaggttgtttccaggttctggctattacaagtagtgctgctatgaacatagctgagcatgtatctttgtggtatgattaagcattccttgggtatatgtccaagagtggtatagctgggtcttgagatagattgattcccaattttctgagaaaccgccatactgatttccacagtggttgtacaagtttgcactcccaccaacagtggaggagtgttccctttgctccacatcctctccaacattgactgtcattggtgtttttgatcatagccattctgataagtgtaaggtggtatctcagagtcattttgatttgcatttctctgatgactaaggatgttgagcatttctttaaatgtctttcagccatttgagaatcctctgtttagctctttagcccattttttaattggattgttcagtattttgatgtctagtttcttgagttctttatatactctggagatcagtcctctgtcagatgtggggttggtgaaggtcttttccctttctgtaggctgtctttttgtcttattgaccgtgtcttttgccctacaaaagcttctcagtttcaggaggtcccatttattaattgttgctctcagtgtctgtgctgctggtgttatatttaggaagtggtctcctgtgccaatgcgttcaagaatacttcctactttctcttctatcaagttcagagtaactgggtttatgttgagggttttgatccacttggacttgagttttgtgcatggtgacagatatggatctatttgtaatcttttacatgttgacatccagttatgccagcaccatctgGGGAAGCTACCGTTGGTGGTGAGCTAGAGTtaggtggctcttgctctgatctctttggctttagCTCTATAATtgggtctgtgtttcttatttaataaaactgtttagaaattcgtcagcacacttatttatttatttatttatttatttatttatttatttatttatttatttattgaaacagagtctctctacgTAGtgctggctatcttggaactttctgtgtagaccaggctggcctcagactcagagttccacctgtctctacctctccagtgctgggattaacagcatgAGCCACTAAATCCAGCTGTTTCTATTCACCTATGGAAGGTGTTATagtttgtaaattatttttgatACAAagtctggctatgtagcccagcctggcctcaaactcatggcaatggTCCTCAGTCTCTCACTGatctctgggattacaagagGGTACCACACAGCACCCCTAAAGCTTGCATCTGAATGTCTCCCCAAAGGGGAGGGTTCGGTTCCCCAAGCTCATGGCACTGCTTGCTAGGGGTGGTGGAAGCCCTGGGATGTGGGGCCTCCTAAGGCGAGGTCCCTGGcattgttcttcttctttttttaaatataatttccttGTTGTTCTTTGGGAAtgtcacatcatgcaccctaattccactcacctcccagttccCCCTTATCCTCTCCCTAAGCCCTTCAGCAGCCCCcccaagaaattaaaaaaacaaaacaaagcaagcaaacaaacaaacaaaagcaaaaataaaaaatctcttcAATGCTCCATCTTTCCCGTCTGTCTGatacctcttcatttgtcctgtgGCATTGGAGCGGTGTGCCACACAGTGTACTCTTtagtccaatcagctttacttgcaagtgttcattgcaatgagtccttggtctggttcaaggcctccggtttctggtacaccatcatcactggatcctcactggaactcctctgggatatcccgaggctgccccaagtcatggagatcctgtggggGCCCTTCCACACCATTAGTTCCTTCACAAGCTCCAggaggtcctagatggggtagatgttagggtgggccactgggtgtggtgatacttggcttgtaatctaagaaataaagcttacctgaagatcagaggacagaacaagccactagattaaatagaggccaggcaatggtggcacacacctttaattccagcacttgggatcacacacctttaatctcaacactaggaagggtgagacaggaaatgatatggctgggcggagaaaggcatgtaaggtgtgaggagacaggaactctctctttcaggctgaggagttagtgaggtaagaggtggtggctgtggcttgctctgcttctctaatcttcaggcaaaatttattttatcaaaatacTACCACAGAcggggggctgggggtggagtcTGCTCCCCTACgcccatgccatcagggtcagttctcctaTGACAGGGCCAGCtagctctcttgctgcagtgtctcgcaagaggcagggccagctttctCAGGGCTGGTGAAGGGCAGAGCTGGTTCAGCAAGGCCCTCTGATCTCATCACACATGGTTTCTATGGCCCCTGAGGTGACGCAGGCCACAGATTTCAACTCAGTCCCCAGCTGCAGCTAGACACGGCCCTCACCAGCAGCTGGGTCCTGGAGGACACCatagccccaggtggcagcacaggccacctagATCAGCATGGCTCCAGCGGCAACCCTTGGACACCTACACAACCACAGTGGCAGCCCAGACACCAGGCATACTTGTGGCCTTTGGCGGCAACATGGATGTCCACaaagaccctggctgtggtagggccatggacccagacatgtgGGCACTGTTCTTGGAGGGGACACTGCCTGAACAATTCAGATCCTGGCTCTTCCTCTTTATCTGTTTTTGATTCTCACACACATGAAGTGAACATGTATCCTCTGACACAGGCTCCACCTAGGGTCGAACCGCCAAGAACTGAAACCTGAAACCATGAAACACACTaagcttcctcctcctgactgCCAGAGCAGTGAACACCGACGAACACAGAGCTCATCTGCACCGTTGGAGGTCATGAACTGCCACAGACAGTCATGGGAGCATATTTTGGGGGACAGACATTTTCAAATCATCTGGGTCAACACCCAGAAATACATTCTCTGGGTCACGTGGTATGACTATAGCTCTGGAAGAAGCTGCTGGAGTACCTTCTGCAGGGGCTGTGCTATTCTGCCCACCCACCAGCTGTGCAGGAGACCTCCTGTTGCTGATGTCAGCAACTGACCAGAGCTGATTCTCTAACAAGGGTGTCCAGGCGGCCCCTAGCTCatccattcagttttttttttcaacattctaCTATAAAACTTTACatggctgggtggcagtggtgcacatctttaatcccagcactcgggaggcagaggcaggctgatctctgtgagttcgaggccagcctggtctacagagcgagatccaggacagccaagactacatagagaaaccctgtcttgaaaaaccagaaaaaaaagggggggtggggtgggctgtgagTGTAACGACctagccaactctccagccctaaactttACAAACGTAAAATGTGGagaaatatacagaaatacaaaTTGGAACCAGCaaaatggctccgtgggtaaaggtgcttcctgccgagcctgatgacccgagtttgttCTCTGAGACCCATAAGATGGAAGAAGTGAACAGCTACCCAGCTCCTTCAGGTTGTCTTCCGatcacacatgcaccatggcacacccaccccacacaaaataaatacacaaaaaaataaaaaattgaaagggactggagagatggctcagtggtcaagagtgcCCAGTgctcctgaggacctgagttcaatccccagcacccccatgttGGATGACTCTCaactacctggaactccagctccaggggctctgacagcCTCTTCAGGCCTCCTCAAGCACCTGTGCTCACCTGCGCGCAcgcgagcgcacacacacacacacacacacacacacacacacacacacacactcacagaggaaCGCACAATTCCAGGCCCTGGGAGGGTTCCCTTGACAAACTGGCCAAGGGGCCTTTGCCATCTTCCCCCAAGCGAGCAGAGTCTGCTCTGGGTAGGCCACAACTGTCTGCTCTAACATCCCTCAGATGCCTCGTTCCTCAGCGAGGACCCACTTTCTAAGGAGGAGGAACATGTAAAATCCCTGTTCAGCCCCATGGTTACTTCCCCCGAACACAGATGTTAGGGCTGAATGTTGTGTGTTCCCTTAGACTCAGACGCTGAAGCCTCGGTCCTCACTGTGGCTGAGTCTGGAGGTCGGTCTCTGAGGAAGTAATCAAAATGAAACGAGGTCAAAGGGCAGGGCTCCTACCTAGAAACACTGTGTAGGGCCAGGAAGAAAGTCCAAATCAGGAGCTCACCAGGCTGGTACCCTGACCTCGGACTTTTAACTCCTAAGCTGTGCAAAAATAATCTGTGATTTAACTACTCAGTCCATggcattttgtttgctttggataTTAGTCAGCCCCAACTGCTGAACATATGGAGCGATGGAGAACGCAGGAAGGCTTAAGGTTTGCAAGGAGAGGGACTGGGACATTCATAAAGGAatatttcagccgggcggtggtggcgcacgcctttaatcccagcactcgggaggcagagccaggtggatctctgtgagtttgaggccagcctgggctaccaagtgagctccaggaaaggcgcaaagctacgcagagaaaccctgtctcagaaaaaccaaaaaaaaaaaaaaaaaaggaatatttcacaggagctgctcttcacacacacacacacacacacacacacactggagtctTTCCCACAGTGCAGTTTCCTGGCACACTTGGGGGAGATCTTGGGTAATCTGACCAGcactttttttagacaggatctatgtatcccagactggcacTAAATTCATGATCCTGCAGCCTCACTTG
The nucleotide sequence above comes from Peromyscus maniculatus bairdii isolate BWxNUB_F1_BW_parent chromosome 1, HU_Pman_BW_mat_3.1, whole genome shotgun sequence. Encoded proteins:
- the Cabp2 gene encoding calcium-binding protein 2; translated protein: MVQGPMGNCAKRPWRRGPKERWQWPGAPLGDSSPNPGPRVEEQEGTQGYSVLGSLVGPACIFLRPSIAATQLDRELRPEEIEELQVAFQEFDRDQDGYIGYRELGACMRTLGYMPTEMELIEISQQISGGKVDFEDFVELMGPKLLAETADMIGVRELRDAFREFDTNRDGCISVGELRAALKALLGERLSQREVDEILQDIDLNGDGLVDFEEFVRMMSR